From a single Apium graveolens cultivar Ventura chromosome 2, ASM990537v1, whole genome shotgun sequence genomic region:
- the LOC141706894 gene encoding transmembrane 9 superfamily member 8-like encodes MAKDRISTAAAFYLLIWCVFFVQAHAFYLPGVAPEDFDKGDPLNVKVNKLTSTKTQLPYSYYTLPFCRPKTIVDSAENLGEVLRGDRIENSPYQFKMREPQMCNVLCRITLNGKTAKKLKEKIDDEYRVNMILDNLPLVVPVQRPDRETSSFVYQHGYHVGFKGQYAGSKEEKYFINNHLTFTVKYHKDVQTDTARIVGFEVKPFSAKHDYEGQWTEKTRLTTCDPHAKRTIISSESPQEVEDKKEIIFTYDVDYEASDVKWASRWDTYLMMADDQIHWFSIVNSLMIVLFLSGMVAMIMLRTLYRDISKYNQLETQEEAQEETGWKLVHGDVFRPPVNSDLLCVYVGTGVQFFGMILLTMIFAVLGFLSPSNRGGLMTALLMLFVFMGLFGGYAAARLYKMFKGTNWKKITLQTAFTFPGIAFSVFFVLNALIWGQKSSGAVPFGTMFALVFLWFGISVPLVFVGSYVGFRKPAPEDPVKTNKIPRQIPEQAWYMHPIFSILIGGILPFGAVFIELFFILTSIWLQQFYYIFGFLFLVFLILIVTCAEITIVLCYFQLCSEDYLWWWRSYLTSGSSALYLFLYASFYFFTKLEITKPVSGMLYFGYMLIASYAFFVVTGTIGFYACLWFTRLVYSSVKID; translated from the exons ATGGCGAAGGATCGAATCTCAACAGCAGCAGCATTTTATCTGTTAATATGGTGTGTTTTCTTTGTTCAAGCTCACGCCTTTTACTTACCTGGCGTTGCTCCCGAGGATTTCGACAAG GGGGACCCTTTGAATGTAAAAGTGAACAAATTGACTTCCACCAAAACACAGCTTCCTTACTCCTACTACACTCTCCCATTCTGTCGGCCCAAGACCATAGTAGACAGTGCAGAAAATCTTGGAGAAGTTCTTCGCGGTGATCGTATTGAGAACTCCCCTTATCAG TTTAAGATGCGGGAACCACAGATGTGCAATGTTTTGTGTCGTATTACACTTAATGGGAAAACAGCCAAGAAGCTGAAGGAAAAGATTGATGATGAGTACCGTGTGAACAT GATATTGGATAATCTTCCCCTGGTTGTACCAGTTCAAAGGCCAGATCGGGAAACTTCTTCCTTTGTATATCAACATGGTTATCATGTTGGGTTTAAAGGGCAGTATGCAGGA AGCAAGGAAGAGAAATACTTTATCAATAATCACTTGACCTTCACAGTTAAGTATCACAAGGATGTACAAACAGACACCGCAAGAATTGTAGGATTTGAAGTAAAACCTTTCAG TGCTAAGCATGACTACGAAGGTCAATGGACTGAGAAAACACGCTTGACAACTTGTGATCCTCATGCTAAACGCACAATTATTAGTTCTGAATCTCCTCAAGAAGTTGAAGATAAGAAAGAAATCATCTTCACGTATGATGTTGATTATGAG GCGAGTGATGTTAAGTGGGCATCTAGATGGGATACCTATCTTATGATGGCTGATGATCAAATACACTGGTTTTCAATTGTCAATTCCTTGATGATTGTTCTTTTTCTATCGGGGATGGTGGCTATGATAATGTTAAGGACTCTCTATCGTGACATTTCCAAGTACAACCAATTAGAAACCCAGGAAGAAGCTCAAGAAGAAACTGGATGGAAGCTGGTTCATGGGGATGTTTTCAGGCCGCCAGTGAACTCAGATTTGCTTTGCGTTTATGTTGGGACCGGTGTTCAGTTTTTTGGAATGATACTATTAACTATGATATTTGCGGTACTTGGGTTCTTATCCCCTTCAAACCGAGGTGGGCTGATGACTGCTCTACTTATGCTTTTTGTCTTCATGGGTCTTTTTGGTGGATATGCTGCTGCCCGTCTCTACAAGATGTTTAAAGGGACAAATTGGAAAAAGATCACACTCCAAACAGCTTTCACGTTTCCTGGAATTGCATTTAGTGTATTCTTTGTATTAAATGCTTTAATTTGGGGTCAAAAATCTTCAGGGGCGGTGCCATTTGGTACCATGTTTGCCTTGGTCTTCTTGTGGTTCGGCATCTCAGTACCACTAGTTTTCGTCGGTAGTTATGTGGGTTTCAGGAAGCCTGCACCTGAGGATCCAGTTAAAACTAATAAGATTCCAAGGCAGATACCCGAGCAGGCTTGGTACATGCATCCAATCTTTTCTATCCTGATTGGGGGAATACTTCCCTTTGGAGCTGTATTTATTGAGCTCTTTTTCATCCTCACCTCTATTTGGTTGCAACAGTTCTATTACATCTTTGGATTTCTCTTCCTTGTGTTCCTCATCCTGATTGTCACTTGTGCTGAGATAACAATAGTGTTATGCTATTTCCAGCTATGCAGTGAGGATTACCTCTGGTGGTGGAGGTCATACCTAACTTCAGGTTCTTCAGCTCTATATCTGTTTCTCTATGCATCATTTTACTTCTTCACAAAGCTCGAGATCACTAAGCCAGTGTCTGGCATGTTATACTTTGGTTACATGCTCATTGCTTCATATGCTTTCTTCGTGGTCACTGGTACAATTGGGTTTTATGCATGTCTTTGGTTCACAAGGCTTGTCTACTCATCGGTGAAGATTGATTAA